A DNA window from Trypanosoma brucei brucei TREU927 chromosome 11 chr11_scaffold01 genomic scaffold, whole genome shotgun sequence contains the following coding sequences:
- a CDS encoding exportin 1 (identical to GB:AAN15920.1: exportin 1 {Trypanosoma brucei brucei}; similar to Exportin 1 (Chromosome region maintenance protein 1) (Caffeineresistance protein 2). (Swiss-Prot:P14068) (Schizosaccharomyces pombe;)), which translates to MEDILDFSKPVDVQRFDQVVQYLSTGSPQEIVRAQEVLTAFKERPDSFLRVGDLLTKSVNLTTRFFALQVLEDAILHRWNTFTAEQCQEIRNFVVNMIVGECVSFNQIRSRRALLMKMNSALVSIAKREWPVRWPTFIKDVCSSAGPDEPLVENNLNILRMVGEEIFEFSEKTLTTRWLKRKKEALQSDFQAILQLCLSILSTSDEALLKTNLECLEKYLSWVEPASVFNEELLKYLAGLIARKSAVSRCAVRCLTVACSVETDHGSVGDAQAQVMVRVFRTILDNIMNLLPTNHSSVEARIVQFSNMEGSVDAGFVGDLNLLLVAFLKHYTRNIMYDDLLLISANQLIVGMSHINDKELFKSCVDYWWWLGEKMVRSASPTPLHRKLALVLSNVRFTLIKKMARPEEVIIVVEDGEVRRVHMKDVEELQLYKLMRETLVFLTYLDPQDMQAIMTKIVMKLEDLSEWSWHNCNTLSWAVGAISVALTEEQESSLFVVIVRGLLDLCSKLQGKENRAVVASGIMFVVGQYPRFLRAHQPFFRAVVKKVIEFMCDLFPGVQEMAVDTLLKVASQVPDQFVCVKNNGISLAEETAKRWTEITSLLKPQHMHTCFVAAGWMVKGEKPERQPSLLGMFLQDANDSFRIIVERAASKGPAFGEDFSGMGELIHILRVFSSIASSCGTSFVNEMGIIIYDLQGLYRTFFSAQTALVADHGTDAMERQEARYLRLAKREILRIFECFVDNTEECDFVATNCMPSILTTVLEDYRDSLPIVKEAGALALVTACVNKLGTRLAGDCAAILDHTFDTTISMICANAEDFPEFRVNLFKLLHALNTRCFSNFLSYASTKGDVINGMLWVIKHTDFAIMETGLKTLDAFLENVSRSELLQPFYDAFMQQIFVEVLVSAMDSLHAAGFELHCSILIKLFTVSSMFPVDLPKLGRNDIESFLCENLSTIATLTPVLIKQFIAGAYEKYGDPVEFRRSFADFLIEMQVWGAEEENRLQQEEEQRRREEDIPGFAALSVKGPPPTPSFYP; encoded by the coding sequence ATGGAAGATATTCTCGACTTCAGCAAGCCCGTCGATGTGCAGCGTTTCGACCAGGTAGTGCAATACCTCTCAACAGGCTCACCACAAGAGATCGTGAGGGCGCAGGAGGTTCTTACCGCATTCAAGGAGAGACCCGACTCCTTTTTACGCGTAGGAGACCTTCTCACCAAATCGGTGAACCTCACGACACGTTTTTTTGCACTTCAGGTTCTGGAGGACGCGATTCTACACCGATGGAACACATTCACTGCGGAACAGTGTCAGGAAATTCGTAACTTTGTTGTTAACATGATTGTAGGTGAATGCGTGAGCTTCAATCAAATTCGTAGTAGGAGGGCTCTTCTTATGAAGATGAATAGTGCGCTTGTGTCAATAGCGAAGCGTGAGTGGCCCGTTCGTTGGCCGACCTTCATAAAGGACGTGTGCAGTAGTGCTGGGCCAGATGAACCTCTTGTAGAAAACAACCTGAACATTCTCCGCATGGTGGGCGAGGAGATATTTGAATTTAGCGAGAAAACTTTAACGACTCGATGGTTGAAACGAAAGAAGGAGGCACTGCAAAGCGACTTTCAGGCAATTCTTCAATTGTGTCTTTCGATTCTATCCACTAGTGACGAGGCGCTTCTCAAAACCAATCTGGAGTGCCTGGAGAAATATCTTTCCTGGGTAGAACCGGCGTCCGTGTTTAACGAGGAATTACTGAAGTATCTTGCGGGACTAATCGCACGGAAGTCTGCCGTATCGCGCTGCGCGGTGCGTTGTCTTACAGTTGCGTGCTCCGTGGAGACAGATCACGGCTCAGTTGGGGACGCGCAAGCGCAGGTGATGGTTCGTGTGTTTCGCACAATCCTCGATAATATTATGAACTTACTTCCCACGAATCACTCTTCTGTTGAAGCGCGTATCGTCCAGTTTTCCAACATGGAAGGGAGTGTGGATGCAGGCTTTGTTGGCGATCTCAATCTTTTGTTGGTTGCGTTTTTGAAGCACTATACGAGAAATATTATGTACGACGATCTCTTGTTGATATCTGCCAACCAATTGATCGTGGGAATGAGTCATATTAACGACAAGGAGCTATTCAAATCCTGTGTTGACTACTGGTGGTGGCTTGGTGAAAAGATGGTGCGGTCCGCATCACCTACACCGCTACACCGGAAGCTGGCACTTGTACTCAGCAATGTTCGCTTTACTCTCATCAAGAAAATGGCAAGACCGGAGGAAGTCATTATTGTAGTCGAAGACGGTGAGGTGCGCAGGGTGCACATGAAGGATGTGGAGGAACTACAACTCTACAAATTAATGCGGGAGacgcttgtttttttaacaTACCTCGATCCTCAAGATATGCAGGCGATTATGACTAAAATCGTTATGAAGCTTGAAGACCTTAGCGAATGGAGTTGGCACAACTGCAACACATTATCATGGGCAGTCGGGGCGATATCTGTGGCCCTGACTGAGGAACAAGAATCTTCACTATTTGTAGTTATTGTACGTGGCCTGCTAGATCTTTGTAGCAAGCtacaaggaaaggaaaaccgTGCCGTTGTTGCGAGTGGTATCATGTTTGTTGTTGGGCAGTACCCCCGTTTCCTGCGTGCTCATCAGCCCTTTTTCCGCGCAgtggtgaagaaggtaatTGAATTCATGTGCGACTTATTCCCTGGTGTGCAGGAAATGGCTGTGGATACTCTTTTGAAGGTGGCCTCGCAGGTACCAGATCAGTTTGTTTGTGTCAAGAACAATGGGATTTCCCTCGCTGAGGAAACGGCGAAGCGGTGGACTGAAATAACGTCTTTGTTAAAACCCCAACATATGCACACATGTTTTGTTGCAGCTGGTTGGATGGTGAAGGGAGAGAAGCCAGAGCGGCAGCCGAGTCTGTTAGGCATGTTTCTCCAAGATGCGAACGACAGTTTTAGGATTATTGTGGAGCGAGCAGCCTCTAAAGGTCCGGCCTTTGGGGAAGACTTTTCTGGTATGGGGGAGTTAATACACATTTTACGTGTCTTTAGCAGCATTGCGTCATCTTGTGGAACATCGTTTGTGAATGAGATGGGGATTATAATTTACGACCTTCAAGGACTCTATCGTACATTCTTCTCCGCCCAAACTGCCCTAGTTGCGGACCATGGAACAGATGCCATGGAGAGGCAGGAGGCACGGTATTTAAGGCTAGCGAAGCGGGAGATCTTGCGAATTTTCGAGTGCTTTGTTGACAATACGGAAGAATGTGACTTTGTGGCAACAAATTGCATGCCGAGTATTCTGACAACTGTTCTTGAGGACTACCGTGACTCGCTTCCCATAGTGAAGGAGGCAGGAGCCCTAGCTCTTGTGACGGCGTGTGTCAACAAGTTGGGCACGCGGTTGGCCGGGGATTGTGCTGCCATTTTGGACCACACGTTTGATACAACCATATCGATGATCTGCGCAAACGCTGAGGATTTTCCCGAGTTTCGCGTGAATCTTTTCAAACTGCTACACGCACTGAATACTCGCTGTTTTTCCAATTTCTTGAGCTACGCCTCCACTAAGGGGGACGTTATAAACGGTATGCTGTGGGTAATCAAACATACAGATTTTGCTATAATGGAGACGGGGTTGAAGACTTTAGATGCTTTCCTTGAGAATGTCTCCCGGTCAGAGTTACTTCAACCCTTCTACGATGCCTTTATGCAGCAAATATTTGTCGAGGTTTTGGTGTCCGCTATGGATTCGCTTCATGCCGCAGGATTCGAACTGCATTGTAGCATCCTCATCAAACTCTTCACTGTGTCTAGCATGTTTCCCGTAGATTTGCCAAAGCTCGGCCGAAACGATATTGAGAGCTTTCTTTGTGAGAACCTTTCAACCATTGCCACACTCACACCTGTCCTTATTAAGCAGTTTATTGCTGGAGCGTATGAAAAGTATGGAGACCCTGTCGAATTCAGGCGGAGCTTTGCAGATTTCCTCATAGAAATGCAGGTTTGGGGtgctgaggaggaaaacagaCTGCAACAAGAGGAAGAACAACGCAGACGGGAGGAAGATATTCCGGGATTTGCTGCCCTTTCCGTGAAGGGGCCGCCACCaacaccttctttttatccctGA
- a CDS encoding mitochondrial carrier protein, putative yields the protein MTTALRDECSPLQMYSELNPPVAIMAAVPAADMQPAETDNKPRQKSPSSHILASQLASAVSTTMFYPMDTLRIRYMSQDGTIQRQHNGQTYRSIYRAVGVIWKEEGLRALFRGCHVAVLGAVVAWGVYMFVYRKLCEVYNVSSFASRTGMSVVASVTSALLTTPIWLLKTRMQIECRAMGTCGSYSGFFKGFHHMLVTTGVRSLWRGASAQLLLVLPNSLGFPIYDSLKDCINQNIIGISAESCSWVHGRDLTVIEACLCSVVAKVFVVTLSQPFTMLKVRLQDQRWNQGEVRYMTIKQSIPLIIRREGVYGFTRGLASSLLYSVPRGVAYYVLYEKSLQFFSRRV from the coding sequence ATGACAACCGCCCTACGAGATGAGTGTTCCCCCTTACAAATGTATTCCGAACTTAACCCTCCAGTGGCAATTATGGCGGCTGTACCAGCAGCGGATATGCAACCTGCGGAAACTGATAACAAACCACGGCAGAAGTCACCGTCATCACACATTCTCGCTTCACAACTAGCATCTGCCGTCAGCACTACTATGTTTTACCCAATGGATACGCTGCGCATTCGGTACATGTCACAAGACGGCACCATTCAGCGACAGCACAATGGACAGACGTACCGGTCTATTTACAGAGCTGTGGGTGTGATatggaaggaggagggattGCGTGCTCTCTTTCGTGGATGTCACGTTGCGGTATTGGGGGCTGTTGTAGCGTGGGGCGTGTACATGTTCGTATACCGCAAATTATGCGAGGTTTATAACGTTTCGTCTTTTGCAAGTAGAACTGGGATGTCTGTTGTGGCCAGCGTTACGTCGGCGCTGTTGACGACGCCTATTTGGCTCCTAAAAACTCGGATGCAGATTGAGTGTAGGGCTATGGGTACCTGTGGGAGCTACAGCGGCTTCTTCAAGGGTTTCCACCACATGCTCGTAACAACAGGCGTTCGTTCGCTTTGGCGTGGAGCGTCTGCGCAGCTCCTACTCGTTTTGCCCAATTCGCTCGGCTTTCCTATTTACGACTCGCTAAAGGACTGCATAAACCAAAACATAATAGGGATTTCCGCAGAATCCTGTAGTTGGGTGCATGGACGCGACCTAACCGTAATAGAGGCGTGCCTTTGCTCAGTCGTCGCGAAAGTTTTTGTGGTGACCCTCTCTCAGCCATTCACGATGCTGAAGGTCCGACTGCAGGATCAACGCTGGAATCAAGGGGAGGTAAGATACATGACGATTAAACAGTCGATTCCGCTCATCATAAGACGAGAGGGTGTGTACGGCTTCACACGAGGGTTAGCTTCATCACTGTTATACTCGGTTCCGCGTGGTGTTGCATATTACGTTCTCTACGAGAAGTCTCTGCAGTTCTTCTCCCGCCGCGTCTGA
- a CDS encoding mitochondrial carrier protein, putative, whose protein sequence is MAQSTARHVMNTPQSQQGQNLTPAETDNKPRQKSPSSHILASQLASAVSTTMFYPMDTLRIRYMSQDGTIQRQHNGQTYRSIYRAVGVIWKEEGLRALFRGCHVAVLGAVVAWGVYMFVYHALCDLYIPTSNKRAGDDFLFRTVLSSIASCSCAVVGNPIWLLKTRMQIEEIASREAAVAGASIFRNSKNYTSFFGGLRYAIQTDGVLSLWRGVSAQVLLGLPNALNFPAYEALKSFWLQRTDRETLYSYEACICSTASKTAVSIIGYPLHVVKTRMQDQRSRRGDLQYVSFLQSAWLVLQTHGFAGLYRGMVPSLLHSVPRLALTFVLYEKLMQQNFF, encoded by the coding sequence ATGGCACAAAGTACTGCTCGTCACGTAATGAACACGCCGCAGTCCCAACAGGGTCAGAACTTAACACCTGCGGAAACTGATAACAAACCACGGCAGAAGTCACCGTCATCACACATTCTCGCTTCACAACTAGCATCTGCCGTCAGCACTACTATGTTTTACCCAATGGATACGCTGCGCATTCGGTACATGTCACAAGACGGCACCATTCAGCGACAGCACAATGGGCAGACGTACCGGTCTATTTACAGAGCTGTGGGTGTGATatggaaggaggagggattGCGTGCTCTCTTTCGTGGATGTCACGTTGCGGTATTGGGGGCTGTTGTAGCGTGGGGCGTGTACATGTTCGTATATCACGCGCTGTGCGACCTGTACATCCCAACAAGTAACAAAAGAGCGGGGGACGATTTCTTGTTTCGCACTGTTCTTTCCAGTATTGCCAGTTGCAGTTGCGCAGTCGTGGGAAACCCTATTTGGCTCCTAAAAACTCGGATGCAGATCGAGGAAATCGCCTCACGTGAGGCGGCAGTGGCTGGAGCTTCTATCTTtcgaaacagcaaaaattACACGTCATTCTTTGGTGGGTTAAGATACGCTATTCAAACTGACGGTGTTTTGTCGCTGTGGCGTGGTGTCTCCGCACAGGTCCTGCTAGGTTTACCGAACGCACTTAACTTTCCCGCTTATGAGGCACTGAAGTCGTTCTGGTTGCAGCGCACTGACCGAGAAACCCTTTACAGTTATGAGGCGTGCATTTGTTCAACAGCCAGCAAAACTGCGGTTTCGATCATCGGGTATCCCCTACACGTTGTTAAGACAAGAATGCAAGATCAGAGAAGTCGCCGAGGTGATTTACAATATGTTTCGTTTCTGCAGTCAGCCTGGCTCGTGCTGCAGACCCATGGATTTGCTGGTTTGTACCGTGGCATGGTGCCGTCCTTGCTGCACTCAGTCCCACGTCTCGCGCTCACATTCGTTCTGTACGAGAAGTTAATGCAGcagaattttttttag